The Rhodococcus rhodochrous DNA window GAACACCTCGACGACGTCCAGGAGCAGTTCGGTGAGGGTCCGTGCCTCGATGCGAGCTTCAAGTACCTGGTGGTGCGCTCGGAAGATCTTCGATCGGAGACGCGCTGGCCGCGTTTCGCGAAGGCCGCGGTGGATGCGGGTGTACTCAGCACGTTGTCGTTCCAGTTGTATCTCGAGCAGGAGAGCATGGGTGCGCTGAACATGTTCTCCTTCGAGGCCGATGCCTTCGATCCGCTCGCGGAGGCGACCGCCGAGGTCCTGGCCGCCCACGCGGCGATGGCGATGAGTGCGGCGCGCAGCCAGGGACAGTTCGCCTCCGCCCTGGCGACCCGCGACATCATCGGACAGGCCAAGGGCATGATCATGGAACGTTTCGGCATCGACGCCGTCGCGGCCTTCGAACTTCTGCGCAGGCTCTCGCAGGACAGCAACGTCCCCCTCGCCGAGGTAGCCCAGGGAGTCGTCCAGGCAGGGCCCGAGCGGCACGACGATCGGGAGACCGGACTCGACTCCTCGTCTGTGTGACAGCGCACACCCCACCCGGGTAGGTTTGGTGAAACCGCAAGTACTACTCACCGGTAGGGGTGCATCATGCCAGCTCCGAGCGCTGCGACCTTCCAGCGTCTTGCCGACCTCATAGCCATCCCCGACGCCGCCGAGCGGACCACCCGCCCGGTCGTCGAGGCATTCACCGGACGGGAGCTGGCCACCGTGCCGGTCGGCACGGCCGAGGATACGAAGGCCGCGATCGACCGGGCCCGCACCGCGCAGGTGGCGTGGGCGAAGCTGCCCGTGGAGAAGCGTGCCGCGATCATGCACCGCTACCGCGAACTCGTGCTCTCCCGGCGCGAGCAGCTCATGGACATGGCGCAGGCCGAGACCGGCAAGTCCCGCGTCTCCGCACAGGAAGAGGTTCTCGACATCTCGATGACCGCGCGGTTCTACGCGCGCATCGCACCGAAGCTGCTGCGTCCCCGCAAGGCCACGGGCATGCTGCCGGTCCTGACGAAGACCACCGTCCTGCACCATCCCAAAGGTGTCGTCGGCGTGATCGCGCCGTGGAACTACCCGATGACGCTGGCGGTCTCGGATGCGATCCCCGCCCTGCTCGCCGGCAACAGTGTGGTGCTCAAGCCCGACAGTCAGACGCCCTACTGCGCGCTCGCGGTCGTCGAACTCCTCTACGAGGCCGGTGTTCCCCGCGACGTCTTCGCCGTGGTCACCGGTCCCGGCACCGTGGTGGGCACCGCGATCGTCGAGAACACCGATTACCTGATGTTCACGGGTTCGTCGGAGACGGGACGTCTGCTCGCCGAGCAGGCCGGCCGGCGCCTCATCGGGTTCTCCGCCGAACTCGGCGGCAAGAACCCCATGATCGTCACCTCGGGGGTGAACCTACGCGAGGTCACCGACGCCGCCGTGCGGGCATGCTTCTCGAACTCCGGGCAGCTGTGCATCTCGATCGAGCGGATCTACGTCGAGAAGTCGATCGCCCCCGAGTTCATCCGGATGTTCGGGGCGCGGGTACGCGAGATGTCGCTCGGTCCCGACTACGACTTCGGCACCGAGATGGGCTGCCTCATCAGCGAGAGCCAGGTCAAGACGGTGACCCGGCACATCGAGGACGCCGTCGCCAAGGGCGCGACCGTCGTCGCGGGCGGCAAGGCCCGGCCCGATCTCGGCCCGCTGTTCTTCGAACCCACCGTGCTCACCGACGTGCCCGAGGACGCCGAGTGCTACCGGAACGAGACGTTCGGCCCGGTGGTGTCGATCTATCCGGTGGAGAACGTCGAGGAGGCGATCCGCGAGGCCAACGACACCGAGTACGGACTCAACGCGTCGGTGTGGGGCGCGACGAAGGCGCAGGGCGAGGCCATCGCGGCGCGGGTGCGTGCCGGCACGGTGAACGTCGACGAGGGATACGCTCCGGCGTGGGGTAGCACCGACGCGCCGATGGGCGGCATGGGCATCTCCGGCATGGGACGCCGCCACGGCGCGGAGGGTTTGTACAAGTACACCGAGGCACAGACCATCGCGACGACGCGACTGCTCAATCTCGATGGCCCGCGCGGACTTCCGCGACGGATGTGGACGAAGATGCTCGCCCCCTTCGTCAAGTCGATGCAGTGGCTGCCGGGTCGTTAGGAACCGGATCGTTCTTCCGCACGATGGTGGTCGCGAGGGGCTTCTCGACGACGAGACACAGCAGGACCCCCGCGACCACCACGAGTGGCGCGATGTACAGGTAGATCGGGACGAGCGCGTCGTTGTACGCCTCGAGAACCGGTTGCCGGAGCGCGTCGGGTAGTGCCCGGACCGCGCCGGGGGTCAGCGAATCCGGATTGTCGATGCCGGTTCCCGACAGTCCACCGGCCAGGCGCGTGGCGAAGACACTGCCGACGACGGCGGAACCGAGGGTCGCGCCGATCTGCCGGAAGTAGTTGTTGCCCGCCGTCGCGGTGCCGACCTCCTCGACGGGGAAGGAATTCTGCACGACCAGCACGAGAAGCTGCATGGACGTGCCGAATCCGATGCCGAGCACGGCGAACCAGCAGCCCAGCACCCAGATCGGGGTGTCCGCGCCGAGGGTCGACAGGAGCACCAGACCGGCCGTGACGAAGACCGACCCGATGATCGGGATCCTTTTGTAGCGGCCGGTTCTCGTGACGTACCGTCCCGCGAGCGTCGACGTCAGGAACAACGTCCCCATCATGGGGAGCATCAGCAGACCGGCGGCGGTGGCGCTCACACCCGCGACCATCTGGAGGTAGGTGGGCATGTAGGCGGCCACGCCGAACAGTGCGACGCTCATGACGAATCCGGCTGCGGTGACGAGATCGAAGTTGCGGTCGCAGAACAGGTGCAGGCCGATCACGGGTTCGGCGGCACGTCGTTCCACCGCGACGAACAACACCACACCGGCTGCCGTAGCGGCGATCAGCGCGATCACGACCGGCGACGACCACGGATAGCGTGAACCGCCCCAGGTCGCGACGAGCACGAGAAGCGTCGTGACGATGGACAGCACGGCCATGCCGAGCACGTCGAT harbors:
- a CDS encoding succinic semialdehyde dehydrogenase, which produces MPAPSAATFQRLADLIAIPDAAERTTRPVVEAFTGRELATVPVGTAEDTKAAIDRARTAQVAWAKLPVEKRAAIMHRYRELVLSRREQLMDMAQAETGKSRVSAQEEVLDISMTARFYARIAPKLLRPRKATGMLPVLTKTTVLHHPKGVVGVIAPWNYPMTLAVSDAIPALLAGNSVVLKPDSQTPYCALAVVELLYEAGVPRDVFAVVTGPGTVVGTAIVENTDYLMFTGSSETGRLLAEQAGRRLIGFSAELGGKNPMIVTSGVNLREVTDAAVRACFSNSGQLCISIERIYVEKSIAPEFIRMFGARVREMSLGPDYDFGTEMGCLISESQVKTVTRHIEDAVAKGATVVAGGKARPDLGPLFFEPTVLTDVPEDAECYRNETFGPVVSIYPVENVEEAIREANDTEYGLNASVWGATKAQGEAIAARVRAGTVNVDEGYAPAWGSTDAPMGGMGISGMGRRHGAEGLYKYTEAQTIATTRLLNLDGPRGLPRRMWTKMLAPFVKSMQWLPGR
- a CDS encoding GAF and ANTAR domain-containing protein produces the protein MTRSSEAGDIGRRMAQLARGFYHPTDLDETLRGVTAAAVELVEGADCADILIVTGRKQFRSLAATSELAEHLDDVQEQFGEGPCLDASFKYLVVRSEDLRSETRWPRFAKAAVDAGVLSTLSFQLYLEQESMGALNMFSFEADAFDPLAEATAEVLAAHAAMAMSAARSQGQFASALATRDIIGQAKGMIMERFGIDAVAAFELLRRLSQDSNVPLAEVAQGVVQAGPERHDDRETGLDSSSV
- a CDS encoding MDR family MFS transporter — its product is MTDPLRDESEGATPAPEQSTPRVTFVFAGLMLAMLAASLNQTVLNPALPTIVGELHGVDRMLWVITAYILASTITMPAYGKLGDLFGRKPLLLTALTIFVVGSTIGALAGDITWLIVGRAVQGAGGGGLMVLSQATIADVIPARQRGKYLGIMSSVFALSSVAGPLLGGWFTEGPGWRWVFWMNVPLGAVAVVAALVFLRLPRVSGSGRRIDVLGMAVLSIVTTLLVLVATWGGSRYPWSSPVVIALIAATAAGVVLFVAVERRAAEPVIGLHLFCDRNFDLVTAAGFVMSVALFGVAAYMPTYLQMVAGVSATAAGLLMLPMMGTLFLTSTLAGRYVTRTGRYKRIPIIGSVFVTAGLVLLSTLGADTPIWVLGCWFAVLGIGFGTSMQLLVLVVQNSFPVEEVGTATAGNNYFRQIGATLGSAVVGSVFATRLAGGLSGTGIDNPDSLTPGAVRALPDALRQPVLEAYNDALVPIYLYIAPLVVVAGVLLCLVVEKPLATTIVRKNDPVPNDPAATAST